The sequence below is a genomic window from Apodemus sylvaticus chromosome 6, mApoSyl1.1, whole genome shotgun sequence.
caccagcccaaaggtggtaccattcacaaggggccctccccacttgatcactaattgagagaatgccccacagatggatctcatggaggcacttccccaactgaagctcctttctctgtgataactccagcctgtgtcaagttgacactcaaaccagccagtacagtgagcATGAAAATTAGGGGCACTCATTGGTTCAGGGGAGACTGTTGGAAGTCTTGCTTGTGGGCTCACTTTATTCCACACCCTGTGCCCTACTTAATCAGAATTTGCTCTTGTTTTTTCTTCACTGAGATGTTTATTCAGCTTTTGGTTAGCAAAGGACAGAGTCTTCTTGGGTTTGAAACCATTGTCAGGACAAGTTTCTGTGACCAAGCAAATAAAACCTGGGTATGAAATCACACATTTTGGTTTAGTGACATAATTGTGAATGTCCCATGCATTGATATGATAGAATGTAAAACAGTTTAAGAATGGAGGATAAATCAATAGTAAAATAGCATTTGCTTATCGCTAATACAACAGTTGGCATGGTTTTGTAGCCTGGAGCTCTTTCCTTGCTCCTGTATTCCTTCTCTGACAGTATTCTGTACATACATGTGATGCCCAGACTTCATGTGTTCCTGCGACACAGGAATGACTGAGCTCGTAGGAGGACTCCTTAGCCCTCCTTGTCCAACAGCTAAGGGGAAAAGCAGCCTCTCTGACTGTTCTCTTGTAGAGAACTCAATCACCGGCTTGATTAGTCATCTAACAAGCTGGCCCTGCTCTCAGCTACCTTAGTCTAACAGCATGCCAACCTGAGAAAACTATAATATAAGCTGGGAACTTTCCTTTTTGTGACCTGGGGGGCTTGTAAGAGTGTTGAAAGTTCCCTAAGGTCAGATCCTCTCCCCATTGCTGTTCCTTTCCTCTCCTAGCTAGGATTACATTAAAAACTGAGTTCCAGCCCCAGAACTTCTGATGGAAGCCCCTCCCACCCAGAGGTTACAGACAGATGTACTCTTTACACCTTATCTTTAGACCACCCATCCTTCCAGTCTACCTCAATTTCTGAAGATGTGGCACCCCATGCCTTCCCCCTACCCAAGACAATTGTCTTAGCAAAGTTGAATGTGActtgtggtggtgggaggggggggGACATTTTCTGGGGCTGGGGCTTAGCTCAGGGGTGGAATCCAAACTTAGCACTTCCTGGGACCTATGCTTGATCCCCAGCAACAATAGAAAGCAGCAATTAcacttataattttattttacaatgtcTGCAAGCATGTACCTTTTTATACATGTTAGAGGCAAGGACAACAGCATTTCAAAGTGTTAATGTTTATTAAAAGAAACCAATGGTATTGAAGGCCAAGCTGCCTTCTGAGTTCATGGACTAAATAATAAAGTATTACATATTTCAGCTTTACAGAGAACCATGCTAAAAACAAAGTGTATGATGAACAATGTAATATATAAGGAGActacaatatttattttacatatctacaacatgtattttcatatttctaGATCAACCACAAATCATATTGGGAAATATTTAGGTACATGAAAAagcttcaaaacataaaaaaaattaacatttttgaaaaaaatcacatgcgaGAGCTCATTAAATAACAACATTGACAAATAAATAACCGGCTTTACTTATTAGCTGCTGCCGCGCATTGTTGGCATTCCACTCCAAGAGAGGTCAACATGCTGGGATAATTTCACACTGAGACTGGAAAATGCCACCGGGCTTAGTTTTGAAGTGAAATGTCACAAGGTTTGCCTCTCTTTCAAAGGAAGCTAACCCTCTGGCTGTCAAACTATTCCCATAAAAACCACTGGAAAAGCCCCTTACAGAAATGTTCTGTGAAGATACATTTTTTCCACGAACTTCTCCGGTTCGGAGGGATTTGGTTTGGGAAGGGTTAAGGGTGGGCTAGGGAGTGGaaggagcatttttttttaaaaaaaactgtaacAGGATGCAGCATCAGgtgctttttaaagaaatgaccgggggaggggggaggggaatggaaacTACAGGATGCCTGGCTTTCACTGCAAACTACTCATTACATCTTGAGACACTTGCAAAGGAAAAGCTAGTCCCAGAGAAGGTCCCCGAGAAGGACAGCCTGCTGGACCTGATCAAAGCGGAAAGCATATACTTTCAAGTGCGAAAAGAGCAATGGCAGACTGGAGGGAGAGTCTTCCAAGCAATCAAATCTGGGTAGCAGATGCTTTCTAGTCTGTCCAGCTCTAGCTCAGACTGTGCTTGCTGGATTTGCTGGCTCTCTTCCGCTCTCTGTGGTGCTGGGCGGGCTTCGCTGGCGACACGCTTTCAAAGTTGTGGCTGGACTCGTTGTGCTGCCGGGTGTACCTCTTGCACTTGCACGCCGTGACCACGGTGATTTTGTAGGTGCGTGTGCTGCCGTCCTGACACTGCAGCTGGATTCTCTGGGTGCGCGTCTTGTCATTGACACACCGCCACTCCTGGGAGCTCCTCCGGCTCCAGTACTTTGTTCCATAGCCTCCTCCGATCCAGTTGGGAAGCACTGGCAGGGGCAAGCACTCGCCTGCGCACACCAGCTCCTTCAGAGGGCTGATGCTGGTGCACTGGCCATCTGAAATGTATTTGGTAGAGCGCAGTTCCCTGCAGCCCACTTGAACTCGACCTGCAGGAAACAGGACAGAACTGCATCAGAGACAGAAAGCAACGAaggtgtttgggttttgttcttgttttaagtAATTTGCAGTGACTATGTATACAGTTCTAATTTATTTTCACAATGCAAGTCTGCGGGAGGGTTGGAAGACACTTTCATCATAATGACCAGGCTGCATAAAGGCTGTAATTTTGGGGTAGGAGGgtgagagagatagaaagagagacagCAAGGGAGAGACTCATTTCTTTTTCATGGTTTTCAATATCGGATTGTTTATTAAAGTATTAAAAAGTCACATTCTCTTAGTCTCGTTCCTAGTAATGGTTCCCCttctgtaaatattcactctTCAAAGAGCACATTTTTAATGTGCCCGTTCTAGAGGATCATATTGGTTAATGTCTGCAACTGCTCttaattaagttttttttaaaaatctcttgaGAAAATGTGGAAAGTATTTAAATATTGTGTACACTGCATATGCATGTTGTAATATTTTGTTTCAATTATAGATTTAGCTGCATGATCACACAGGCATATGGATACAGCCAATGACATTTTGCATATCAAACTTAATAACTATATTCTAAACATAAATTCACAagctgtgttttaaaaatataggcAGCAAAATGTTTGAAATGCAAAATGCTACCACAATTCAATATTTAAAGAATACAAAAGCCCCTAAATTAGGAACGTATGGTTGCCATAACAACCTGGCTGCATTTCCGTGAATTTTATAGCAGAAAAATACCTAACATGTCTGATTTACAAGTGCACAAGGAACCACGGTGCTCATTTCCTGAATATCAGGCATGGAAAACTTTTCGTTTTAGTTATTTGGATTTGATAAGAATGTTCTCTAATTGGCTGTTTCTGGTCACGTGCCTCAtgcaattaaaacaaaattaatcttaaaatacTTCAAGCTTTCTTTCTCGTTACTTTGATATCCAAGTCCTTTGTTATCTAAACCAGAATTGTTTATGACCAActtgaaaagaaatcaaggcTTATTAACCAGGAAAGACGGGGAAAGGCTTGACAACATAGTCAGATGAAGTGTCCAAGCCAAAACTAATAAAACCTGTTGAAATTGTTCTTCTGACTCCTGAGAACTATCTCAAAGTAGACAGTGAGTCAGAAGTTTCATTCCAACTCTGTACCCTGAACATCTGCTTTAAGGCTCCTAGCCTAAGGGAAATGTgtggcatacacatgcatacctcTGTACACACAGAACTCAAGCTAGAGACTGAAATGAAAGGGTTAACGGTTTGGCTGCACAGTGTGCTGGATTTGCCTGCTTTCCATTCCCGTTCACCCTCCTGCAGCTGCCTTAGGAATGCACCTGGAAACAGCCAGCAATGATTTTGACTCTCCTGGCTTCTTGTTCCAGCGTGTATAAGATTGGGCATTTCTGTGGTGACGTTTCTTTCACTGACAATGAATACCCACCACACCGTTCAGTAACCCAGTACTGACCAGACACTTCCTATGCTGGAAGTGAAATCACCtacatgcaagtaaaacactTGGGTTTTCTTAATGAGATATTACCAGTCATATGGTATAACTTTTCAAAGGTCAAAAACTCTTTTTCGTAGTTGGATGGAGTTTAAGGTGGAGGGGAGGAGATTTGTGTAAGGTTTCCTGtacactgtttctctgtctttcttcatgTTGGTTGCTAACAGGAAATCTTTTAAAGGAAGAGAATAAAGCAAAAGTTAGAGGAAGAAATTTGAACCCCTCTACTTAGTAGTCACCTGGTACATATGTCAATTAAGCAAACTAAAAAAGGTAAAACTTTCTGTGACAAACATTAGCATACTATTATTTAAAATCTCCTGTTACAAATATATGCTCAGTCTTATATAGAAACATACAATTACCTCCATTTGACCTGTTGAATAAAGAACAATTTAGAAAGCCATGATGCTCCAACACTTTGTAGCATAGACCTGTTTAACAGAGAACATCAAGTCTGTACACCTCTCCAAATTAGACATATTTTAGACATCTGTGTGAGCAATTCCATATTTCCTGAAAGGTTCCTTTCATCCTTTGTCATTCCCTGTACACCGTTCTGGCTAGTTACCTTTAGACCCTTCACCAAATTTGTGAATGATCTGAAATTAACCAAGTGTAAGACGACATGAACTTCAACTGCACAGAACGACACTTTAAAGAAATCTCCTTTTGCAGAGTTTTTAAAAAGCAGCCGCTCAATACCTAGAAACATTTTTCTGTGCGCATTGGATAAACCATGTCTGTGCTTGTATTATCAAGTCACTGGTTTAATTATACTAACTCTAAGATCACTGCCCAGGAAAGAGTGTCAGCCTATACATCCGTGCACCAGATTGCTCCCAGATTGTTTTTGTGGAAACATAGATGGTTCATGTTAGTGTGCAGCCAAAGCATTCTACAGGAGTGGGAGCTGATGCTCCCCAAAAGGACAAAAAGATCTATAGAAGGAAAAGCCACTTACTGTTTCGATCCAGCCCAGTGCTACTGAAGTGCCTGCCTCCGTTCCTGGCTTGATTCAaggtgctgctgttgctgctggggTGTGCTGGAACAGGTTTAACCACATGTGAATAAAGGATTTCTGTGGCatcatttttaaaagccaaacaGTTTTTCATCAGGATGCAGAGAAggggaatgagagagagatgaatggtAGGAGGACGCATGATGAGTGGAGGATTTGCTTGGCTGAGGAGCCGCTTAATTCTTTCCCACTGCTCCTGCCCTATTGACTGTGGAATCCCTCCCCAAGGTTCCCTTTATATAGCCAAGAGGCTTGGCGTTCATTCAGGTGTAAAGTTGTGTAGGGCTCCGGGAGTGAAAACACAGAGAAGGGGTGGGATCCCTACTTGACCCTGCAAAAGAATTTTACCAATGGAGAAGACCGGCTGCAAAAGAGGAGGGGCTTGCTACACAAACTGCCTGCGATTTCAGAGTTGGGCTTTACCAGTctgcaggcagaagcaggcaaggCACAGACTGCTACCCTCCTCAGCCAGGTCCTCCCGGGAGCCTAGGCTCCTGGTCAAGTTTAATGGAAGGAAAAGTAGGTTGCTGTTCCCATAAAGAGActcagattattttatttttttgtacttttgttCTCTATTCCCCTCAGATTAAAGAAAATTTGGGGCCTGAAGGGGCTCCTTCCCCAATAGTTAGAAGAAGCCAGATGAGTTTTCAGTCCTGTCAGACTTGAGTAAAGGATCTATTTAGTTAAATAGGTTTTTGTCTCTCAAGGAGaaacccttttccctccctgttcCCATAAAGAGAAGACACAGAGCTAAAACCTGCCCTCTGGACACACTTAAATAATGCTGCTTTGATCTGCGTGAACAACTGTCCTGCTAGGTAAATTACTGCCAGCGGTCCTGGGGTGGGGTCAGGGGTTTAATGAGCAGAACTCTGTCTGAATTAAATCAACTCATATCAGTTTTCATCTTAAAATATGCCAATAAGGTTTAGCATTCGGCATGTCTCTTACCCAAAAGAAAACCGGTTTCTACATCGTATCCTTTACCGATTCAGAATACTTTAAGATTGTTCATATACTGCAGATCCTGGGCTATATTTGTACTTGTCAAACATTGGTTTTTGTAACGTCCTTTGAGTCTGCTGCCTAAGCAATAAGTAGGTGCTGTAGCCCGTCTGGACTGCTTTTTTTTCCATCTGACACAACTATTCCATGATTAGGTTGCTGATCTTTAACTCTGAAAACATAAGGGTCTAACAGTATGACTCAGCACGGAAGGGCACCTTCAGCCAAACTCGACAATCCTGAATTCAGTCTCGGAACCCACAGAGCAGAAGGGAGTGGCCTCTGGGCATTTGTCCTCTAGCCTTCACGTGTGTGCTCTGACGCTAGTATAGAAGCATAAGATaaagaaatgatttaaaaagaaaagcaagtttCATAGGATCTATTAAAcattttgattgggttacctttcAAATGGCCAGTTTAATTATAAATCCATTTTTAATGGTTAGTGTGCCTGTTAGAAAAATGTCTTGGTATTTTGTACCTCTCTTATTTATAAGTTCTTGTCTATTATAACTACTATTTACCACcaccttctttcttccttaactGTACATATGAACAGTGGCACCTACTGACAATTTGAAACGagcaattatttattatatgggcACTGCCGTCCATCTTTGCTACGATCCTTGGCTTCTACCCAGTAGCCGTCTGTTGTAAGGAAAAGGAATTCTGCTACTGCCAAATTTCTCCTGGCATGTCAAAACTTCCCCTGATTAAGAACTAATAATGTTCTATCCACTTatcattataaaaagaaagtaaacttAATAATAGAAGACTAAGCATTCAATAACAAGGGAATGgtgttctcttccccctccccccaggggaATCCTgtactttgattttatttttgaaataaataaaatctttatcctTTGAAGATATAAAATATCCATGGGTTAAAACAAGGTGGAGTCTGGAATAGGTGTCAAGATAATACAGTGGAGAGTAGTTAGGATTGTGATGTTGGTTAACTCATATATGGGTTGAGGGTTGGGGAACTGTGATCTATCCtgattattcttacatatcttaaaaattctacaaaataaaaaattgaaaatcagAGCCAATCAACATACTGTGTGACCAGTAGTTGGATTTCTTATTGTTATGTatgataatttattattttaaaatcctttctGGGACATGATAAATTATTTTGTAGGTTATATGCCAAGCATCCTTCTGAAATGGCATGAAGAATTCTTGTTCTGCATTAAGGGACTTCATGTTAATTATACAGTGTTCATAATGACAGTTAATCCAATGCCTACAGGAAGCAGGAGTCAAAATAAtcaactccttctccagcgcATTCTTTCTGTGCATGAGAAGCAGGAAATATTTTAGTTtgaatttaattattaatttgggCTACATATTGAACAAATTAATATAGATCACTAAATCTGTGTAGCCTTTTGAGTTCTGTGTTCCAATTAGGAAGCAGGCAAACGAGAAGGGGAAGGAGTGTGGCTGCATATACCTACAAAGAAGGGTTCATCTAGGAAACTACTCTagtgaaatagaaacaatcaCAAACCAACATTTAATGGGTATTTAATGATCAGAGTAATACACATTAGTAAGAATCACTACAGTCTACTGTTACATTGGCGGGATTACAGACATAGGCTTTAAACATCACCCTTGGCTCTTCCTCCTGCTCAGGTCTTCCCACCATCCATCTGTTCTCCTCTTCTGTGGCATACTTACTCCCTCTTATTCTTTGATCAACATCTATTTCCCTTCAAGTCCACATTGGATAGTTCTAGGACTCACTCCCTTGCCCTCTGCCCTTCATATCTGGGTCCAGCCCTCTCACATCTGTCGCTCCATAGCAACAGGTTGGCAAGCCTTATGAGTGAGAAATCATTGTGCTTATTTTATGAACATTATATtgtaagaaattaaagatttcaaCTATAGGAAAACCCTCGAACATGTGAAAAGATTGGTCAATGTTGGTAGTAGCCAATCTGGAACAGGATACATTTTCTCCATGGTATTCACACCTTTGTATCAGCCTTCTTTTCCTGACTGTGGGATGAACCTAACGGCTACTTTTCAATGAAGGTGATATGGATGCTGACATAATGGGATAAAACTGCGAAGCTTGGGCTTTCACAGACGGTGACTTCTGGCTTACTTTGGCTTTC
It includes:
- the Sostdc1 gene encoding sclerostin domain-containing protein 1 gives rise to the protein MRPPTIHLSLIPLLCILMKNCLAFKNDATEILYSHVVKPVPAHPSSNSSTLNQARNGGRHFSSTGLDRNSRVQVGCRELRSTKYISDGQCTSISPLKELVCAGECLPLPVLPNWIGGGYGTKYWSRRSSQEWRCVNDKTRTQRIQLQCQDGSTRTYKITVVTACKCKRYTRQHNESSHNFESVSPAKPAQHHRERKRASKSSKHSLS